The Sphingobacterium lactis sequence ACATGGCGCGATTGGGATTCGGATTCATTGAGATCGGGACTGTAACGCCGAAGCCTCAACCCGGAAATGACAAACCACGCATGTTCCGCTTGGTCGATGATGCTGCGCTGATCAACCGGATGGGATTCAATAACAAAGGTGCGGATGTCGCAGCCGGTAAGTTGAAATTCCTGAAAGAAAAGAATGGCGTCCTGATCGGTGGAAACATTGGAAAGAATAAGGTTACGCCGAATGAGGAAGCGGTGAACGATTATATCTATTGCTTCAATAGCTTATTCGATTACGTGGATTATTTCGTGGTGAACGTGAGTTCTCCGAATACACCGGGATTACGGGATCTACAGGAAAAGGAACCTTTGATGAAGATCCTCAATACCCTACAGGAGCTGAACACGAAGAAAAGCAATCCAAAGCCTATTCTTTTGAAGATCGCTCCGGATTTAACATTTACGCAATTGGATGATATCGTGGAAATCGTGATGGAAACCAAGATTGCCGGTGTGATAGCTACAAATACAACGATTGCCAGAGAAGGCCTTCAGAGCCACCGCATGCTGGTTCAGGAGCCAGGAGGTGTGAGTGGTAAACCATTGACCAGAAGATCAACAGAGGTGATCCAGTACCTTGCCGATAAGTCAAACCGCGCATTCCCGATTATCGGGGTGGGAGGAATCCATTCGGCAGCGGATGCCATTGAAAAGTTGAACGCTGGTGCAAGCTTGGTACAGGTCTATACGGGTTTTATCTATGAGGGTCCAGGATTGGTTGCTGATATCTGCAAAGGCATCCTAAAGGAAAGATCGAAGTAACGGAAGCCCAGAATAGGGCGTCATTGAATATAAAAAATCCCCTTTGAAGCAATTCAAAGGGGATTTTCTGTATGTGTTAGTTTTCTTTGGTTAAGATATAATGATCTTTCAAAGGCCCTTCAATCGGATTGCCTTCTTGATCCAATGAAATCAATTGGTTTTCGCCAACCTTCAATTTCATGTTCACTTCTTTACCCATTAGGTGCACTACACTTCCGTTGTTGTGCCACATAAATTTACCCGTATCTTCCACTTTGGTATCTCTTTCCTGATAAACACCCGTATAGGTGAAAGTAAGATCAGGATTTAGGACCACAGTGGTTTCGATCCCTGGGCAGTCCGCACAAGGGATAACCCCTTTGTACGTTCCGTTCCAATCCAATGAATTTTGGGATGTATGAACAGTATCTGTGACTTGACTATCCAAGGCTGTAGTCTCTACCGAGTCCTTAGATTCAAGTTGTTTATTTGCATTCGAGGTACAGGCACCGAACGACATAAGCGCGATGGAACCTGAAAAAAGCCAAAGGTATTTCATGAGCGTATTTATTTTTGTCATGATTTACCCAAAAATTGAGCCAAATGCCCTCATTTATTGGGTATTAAGATAATAATTAATAATTCTTTAAAATAAGTAGGTTATAAACTAGATGTTTAAACATATATATCTCAAAAAATTATAAATTTTTTAAAAAAGTAAGATTAGCGATTTGCCAGCCATTGTCTATTTTGGTAGGCAGCATCCCAGAACATAAACTCCAATTCCGAGGCGGTAATGAATGCCTGCCTCATGGCTTCCCGGATTTGTTGCGTCGTATTTTCAGCAAGTTGATCCGTATAGGCTAAAGCTTTTTTAACCCCTTCGGCAAATTCCTCACCACTGTACGTATCGATCCAGTTTTTGTATGGATTTGCATCACCGGTCTGTTGGCTGAGGATATAATCCCCGACTTCTTTATAGATCCAGAAGCACGGGAGGATGGCGGCTGTTGCCACTTCAATGGAATCGAAAGCAACGGTGCTCTTCAGGAAGTGGATATAATGGTGGCAGGTGGGTTCGATGGTGATTTCCTGTTGCTGTTCCAATCCGAATTGCTGGAAATACGCCTCATGGAGTGCTTTTTCAACGACCAGGGCATTTTTTCCGAATTCAAAGAAATCCAATGCCATGTCGAT is a genomic window containing:
- a CDS encoding quinone-dependent dihydroorotate dehydrogenase, with protein sequence MYKLVKPIFFSMNPEEAHHTVTGGLKFFNKIWGSKALLNSLYNVEDPRLETKVFGLTFKNPVGLAAGFDKNAEFIEDMARLGFGFIEIGTVTPKPQPGNDKPRMFRLVDDAALINRMGFNNKGADVAAGKLKFLKEKNGVLIGGNIGKNKVTPNEEAVNDYIYCFNSLFDYVDYFVVNVSSPNTPGLRDLQEKEPLMKILNTLQELNTKKSNPKPILLKIAPDLTFTQLDDIVEIVMETKIAGVIATNTTIAREGLQSHRMLVQEPGGVSGKPLTRRSTEVIQYLADKSNRAFPIIGVGGIHSAADAIEKLNAGASLVQVYTGFIYEGPGLVADICKGILKERSK
- a CDS encoding copper resistance protein NlpE; this encodes MTKINTLMKYLWLFSGSIALMSFGACTSNANKQLESKDSVETTALDSQVTDTVHTSQNSLDWNGTYKGVIPCADCPGIETTVVLNPDLTFTYTGVYQERDTKVEDTGKFMWHNNGSVVHLMGKEVNMKLKVGENQLISLDQEGNPIEGPLKDHYILTKEN
- the tenA gene encoding thiaminase II, with translation MKWTEHVWKDIQPLYNKILAMPFIQELKGGTLPLEKFQFYMLQDAKYLEHYGRALAALGSKAMDIDMALDFFEFGKNALVVEKALHEAYFQQFGLEQQQEITIEPTCHHYIHFLKSTVAFDSIEVATAAILPCFWIYKEVGDYILSQQTGDANPYKNWIDTYSGEEFAEGVKKALAYTDQLAENTTQQIREAMRQAFITASELEFMFWDAAYQNRQWLANR